The following are from one region of the Bradyrhizobium septentrionale genome:
- the rbfA gene encoding 30S ribosome-binding factor RbfA — translation MPRQKKSSSPGGSQRQLRVGETVRHAVAEILSQGEVHDPDLEGHIITVPEVRMSPDLKLATVYVMPLGGRDTDTVIAALERNKKFLRGEIAHRVNLKFAPDIRFRVDERFDEAERIEKLLRTPAVQRDLAPDSDDE, via the coding sequence ATGCCCCGTCAAAAGAAAAGTTCCAGCCCCGGCGGCTCACAACGTCAACTGCGCGTCGGCGAAACGGTTCGCCATGCGGTTGCCGAGATTCTGTCGCAGGGTGAGGTTCACGATCCCGATCTCGAAGGCCACATCATCACCGTTCCCGAGGTGCGTATGTCGCCGGATCTGAAGCTCGCGACGGTCTACGTGATGCCGCTCGGCGGCCGCGACACCGACACGGTGATCGCCGCGCTCGAGCGCAACAAGAAGTTCCTGCGCGGTGAGATCGCGCATCGCGTCAACCTGAAATTTGCACCCGACATTCGCTTCCGCGTCGATGAGCGGTTCGACGAGGCGGAACGCATCGAGAAACTATTGCGAACACCTGCGGTGCAGCGAGACCTTGCACCCGATTCGGACGACGAGTGA
- the rpsO gene encoding 30S ribosomal protein S15 has translation MSITAERKAEVIKTNANKAGDTGSPEVQVAILSERINNLTEHFKSHVKDNHSRRGLLKLVSTRRSLLDYIKRKDEARYKALLEKHNIRR, from the coding sequence ATGTCGATTACCGCGGAACGCAAAGCGGAAGTCATCAAGACGAATGCCAACAAAGCCGGCGACACCGGCTCGCCCGAGGTTCAGGTCGCGATCCTGTCGGAACGCATCAATAACCTCACCGAGCACTTCAAGAGCCATGTGAAGGACAACCATTCACGCCGCGGCCTCCTGAAGCTCGTGTCGACGCGTCGCTCCCTGCTCGACTACATCAAGCGCAAGGACGAGGCGCGCTACAAGGCGCTGCTTGAGAAGCACAACATCCGTCGTTGA
- the truB gene encoding tRNA pseudouridine(55) synthase TruB gives MTVMTTNSVADAKDSDARDAERDGFAGQRSDEPRRTNNDPRQKQGKQNQQPRRDKRDVHGWVVLDKPIGMTSTQAVAVLKRLFQAKRAGHAGTLDPLASGGLPIALGEATKTVPFVMDGRKRYRFTVCWGEERDTDDTEGRAVRTSESRPTADSIRQLLPRFTGVIEQIPPQYSAIKVQGERAYDLARDGETVDLKPRPVEIHELTLVEHGDNSQSVFEAECGKGTYVRALARDMGRILGCFGHICALRRTLVGPFTEADMIPLEQLEALCNRAASGEGSLADALLPVETALDDIPALAVTRADAARLHRGQAVLLRGRDAPNTSGTVYVTVAGRLLALAEIGNGELIPKRVFNLNGLTASPARNNESN, from the coding sequence ATGACTGTGATGACGACCAACAGCGTTGCCGACGCGAAGGATTCCGACGCGCGCGACGCTGAGCGGGATGGTTTTGCCGGGCAGCGCAGCGACGAGCCGCGCCGCACCAACAACGACCCGCGCCAGAAGCAGGGCAAGCAGAACCAGCAGCCGCGCCGCGACAAGCGCGACGTCCATGGCTGGGTGGTGCTCGACAAGCCGATCGGCATGACCTCGACCCAGGCGGTCGCCGTGCTCAAGCGCCTGTTCCAGGCCAAGCGCGCCGGCCACGCCGGCACGCTCGACCCGCTCGCCTCCGGCGGGCTGCCGATCGCGCTCGGCGAGGCCACCAAGACCGTGCCGTTCGTGATGGACGGCCGCAAGCGGTACCGTTTTACGGTGTGCTGGGGCGAGGAACGCGACACCGACGACACCGAGGGACGAGCCGTCAGGACCAGCGAGAGCCGGCCGACCGCCGATTCGATCCGCCAATTGCTGCCGCGCTTCACCGGGGTGATCGAGCAGATCCCGCCGCAATATTCGGCGATCAAGGTGCAGGGCGAACGCGCCTATGATCTGGCGCGCGACGGCGAGACCGTGGACCTGAAGCCCCGCCCGGTCGAAATTCACGAATTAACCCTTGTGGAACATGGAGATAACAGCCAGTCCGTGTTCGAGGCCGAGTGCGGCAAGGGAACCTATGTCCGGGCCCTGGCCCGCGATATGGGCCGGATTCTGGGCTGTTTCGGCCATATCTGCGCACTGCGGCGGACCCTGGTCGGTCCGTTTACCGAAGCGGACATGATTCCGCTGGAACAGTTGGAGGCTTTGTGCAATAGAGCCGCGTCTGGCGAGGGCAGCCTCGCCGACGCGCTTTTGCCCGTTGAGACCGCGCTGGACGACATCCCGGCACTGGCCGTCACACGGGCTGATGCGGCAAGGCTCCACAGGGGCCAGGCCGTTTTGTTGCGCGGACGGGATGCGCCCAATACTAGCGGCACAGTCTATGTCACGGTGGCAGGCCGACTTCTCGCGCTTGCCGAAATTGGCAATGGCGAACTCATCCCCAAGCGCGTGTTCAACCTGAACGGACTGACCGCCAGTCCGGCTCGCAACAATGAAAGTAACTGA